Genomic window (Lycium ferocissimum isolate CSIRO_LF1 unplaced genomic scaffold, AGI_CSIRO_Lferr_CH_V1 ctg594, whole genome shotgun sequence):
TGGTCttgtcaaattccaacttgtATTGTAGCACGTTTGAGGATGAACGTCTTTCTAAGTGGTGGATAATGAACGTCTTTCTAAGTGGTGGATAATGCGATGACCGATCGTTTTTAGTTTCAGAAGCCCGAATCATGTTTTGAAACTGTTGGTAGCTCGAAATAGCTATATTTGAGACTTGTCAAAATTTGATTAGATTCCGAGGTGGTTATATTTTTACAGCTCCAATGTAGACCATTTCTTTGTCATTCTATTTTTCAGATTACCATATCACACTtgggagccgtttggacatgatttgaagtcATGAGATgtaatcatgtttggacatgcaatttagatttcttaagttgtatttttttttatagacataaaaaccccacaagttgtgaaaactataaAAACTAACCCAATTCTTagacaatcttaccaaatgagcaagtcatagttcataacaaaattaatacggtACTaaaaggcctttctaaaaaatacaacatcaattgatcaaactttagttcaataaaaaaaaaattaacatgaatagtaatgtaactactctttaatataatcctcccacatggtataaacataaataatggttggtagaagttaatgaggttggtaaatggttgttgggagtaattgttaaaaatatctaccaacttatgggtctttctttacaaaatataaacttatgggttaagTTTTACATCTGAATTTTTTGAAATcttaaatcatgcttttttggatgatttgagattttatctcatgagatgaaatcgcatgtccaaaccctgatttcatctcatgacttgAAATTATgacatgaaatcgcatgtccaaacgcctacttgaTATGAATGGTATAAAATCCGACTAGGATTTAAATTAAACAGTTAAAAACGATGACAAGAGAAGCCCTATAGGAAAGATACAAGGTTTATTCATGACGAAAAAAAAGCCATTCAATTATAGACAGCAATGTTCTTAGATAGCATATTATTCTCACAGGAGTCACCAAAACTACAGGGCCTCAGCTCATTTTGACCCATTCAAGTTCAGTCCAACCCGTCCATTTAACACTCCTGGTACAACCTATACAATTTCAGGGGAGCACCATACTTTGGTTTTAAAGTTATCATAGAGTGCGGAGCATGTGTATAAGATGGAGATAACTCAAAATAGAAGCGTTGTAGAACCATAGCTATTGCCATTTTTGCTTCCAAAATCGCGAAATTTTGTCCAATGCATATTCGGGGTCCGGCACCAAATGGAAAATATGTCATTTGGCCCTTCGTTGCTTTCAACACCCCTTCACTAAATCTCTCTGGATTGAACTCCTTTGCGTCTTCGCCCCAAATTTCCTTGTCATGATGCAATAAGATTGTCGGTATAAAGAGCAATGCTCCCTTGGGTAAGTCAAGTTCTCCTAATTTAGTTTCTTCATTTGTCCTTCGAGTACGAGTTGATATGGGTGGATATAGTCTTAATGACTCGTACAAAATCATCGTCACCTGAGAGAATATATTGCAGAATATTGTGATCAGAAGTTAGGAATGGcaaaattagttcatgaaaatataatccGTCCAATCTGCCCAAGTTTGGGTGTGTCAAATGACCAGTCTATTTAAGTATGAAACTACCTAAAGGGCTATAGTTTAGGgatttttaatgtattttcccTTATAGAACTGATTCAATAAAgccacttttatttgttttataacaacaaaatcactcatattttagggaaaaggacacaaatggccGCTGGGCCATAAATAATCTCATGCGCTGGCCCATCTATTCTCAAATCCAAAAATTAGCCCATAAACTATTCCCATCTGGTAGCCAAATCCGTAGCAAGCCTTTTGAAGTCGCcacaaaagattaaaaaaagtcgccactaaaggctGGGTGGTCCAACAGCCCcatcgcttttttttttttttttttaaagtcagactttttgtggcgacttttAGGGCTGCTACAGAAAAACCAGGCTTTTTAGTGGCAATttaaaaagtcgccactaaaggttaaatatcccaaaacatgtataatatgtgtatatttaataagaaatatcccaaaaaactTTGAGGCGatttttgtataaaaatatgtatcaaTACCTATCTATAATGTATAGAAAcagtataaaatatgaatcactaaggtatgtatcatttttgtatataatatgtatcatttgtgtatataatgtgtattataaaatagaaaattgtatcattttttgtatataatatgtatcatttttgtatagaaagtatatataattccagcatgtgtatataaactatATCAGTCTTTTATAGAAAGTgcatcatacgtataaaaaatgtatcatagaaaccgtatcattgtggtatataatatgtatcactattgtatatgttaaaaataaatatcatatcattattgtataatatgtgtataataaatgtataattaacgtataatttatgtataataaatgtaagattaattccagcatatgtatataaaatgtataattcttgtatataaagtgtatatataattccaacatatgtatatatgctgtagcagccctttagtggcgacttagtcgccacaaaaagtcttttttttttttttttttttttaagcgccTGGGCTGTTGGGCCGGTCAGCCTTagcattattttgggccgaacGGACACCTAGTGGAATTAAGCCCAAACAGTGGTTAAATGTGGGATTAGTTTTGCTGAGTGGACACACAGTGTCCTTTTCCCCATATTTTATTCATTAGCCTACAAAATAACTCCTGCATGAAAAACATTAGTTATATACTCCGTCTGAAGCTAATAGATGTTGCGAATGTAGGCATAAGGTACATACTAGTTTAAACATAAAAATGTACCACTAGTTTTTAGTATTGCCATTTTCAATTTATCTTACTAACAACTGAAATGGTCTTGTGTTCGTGGAAGGGTAGCTAAAATAATGCATctaaacaattaaaacattCTGGTATAACTTTGTCATTTACATTTTCTTGGTCTTTAGCACTAGTTAACTTTAAATATCGTAACATGGTTAAGACAATAAATTCTAAAGGTACTTTTTGGTATCTGCCAAATAACTttcaatctttctttcttaaatttcttcTCTGATCAAATAGCGTGATATAAATTGAACCAAAGTACAAACTATTTAATAAGCAGGAGGGTAACTTGCAAAGGTACTTTTAGTACGTGTGAACGTCTATCTTTCCCTCTTAAACTTTGTTTCTAGTCAAACACgtatcatataaaatgaaacagaCGGAGTAACAAGCAGGAAGGTAACTTACAATTTTCAGGCGATATAATTCATCAAAAGTTggtttattttttccaaatgcTTGAAAAACTTCCTCCCTAGCACGTTCTTGCCACTCTGGATTTCTCCCTAACAAAATCATTGTCCACACAAGCAACACTGCTGTGGTCTCTTGACCAGCAAAATAGAATAATTTGCACTCTTCAATTACTTCAGGAATACTCATTCCAAATTTTTTGTTACcatgttcttcaacttctttagaATTTGACTCCAATAATGTACCCAATAGGTCATCATTGAGGGGCTTTCCAGCTTCTTTTGCTTTTAGTCTATTGTCAATTAGTCGTGTAATTGTTTCTCGAACTTccttttcacattctttcattcttttattcATTTTAGTTGGCAAATATCTGcaaattaaaggaaaagttAGTGAAAAAGGTAATCATTGGAGTACTTTGGCTTAGAAAAATAGATGATTCAGAGTGATTCCAAGAAGCCTATATAGTTACAGGAGACGGCTGTGACAAACATTTTAGATGTTAAGATATAATCAAGAAAAATGTAATCACTGGAGACATAAGTATACTAATAAAATGTAATCATGACCGTTAATCATTATCGAAAAGAACTTTCACTGTTCGGCCCAGGCAAAGGATCCGGGCACAACATGAGAATGTGTATGGAGACAAAAGTATACTAATAAAAGTGTTTTCTTAAACAGTTTCAGCAGTTGGATTATGGTTATACATACTCAAGGGTGAAGCTAAGGGGGCACAAGAGGTTTTATCCGAACTCATTCATagaaaaattacactatatatcaggttaaaaattactttttatgtATAGATATAATATACATTAAATCCTATTAGCTTTTTCgtatgtatatttattataGTTTAAGTCCCTCGGTGAAAATCCTGACTCTATCGGTGATCACAAAATTCAATAGTGACAACAGCAAACTTAAACTTAAATTTACCTGGATCCCGGGAAATAAACTGAATTGAAGAAATTCATCAAATACTCAGCTTGTTCTTCTTGAAGTTCAaatattcttcttccttcttcgtAGCTACTACCAAAGGCAGTGCGAGAAATCACATCACTAGTCATTCTTTGAATATGAGGCCAAACATCCAATTCATTTGATCCTTTTACTGGGATAATCTCCTCCCATTTGTTTAGCATTTCACTACAGCTCAAGTAAAAAGCTGGcagcatatgctatggaaaaaaagagaaattagtatacttcaaattaataataacaATTATTCAATGATTATAAATTCTATTAACTagtatttcaaaataatttcctttacaatttattaattactccctctgtcccaaaaagattgtcctcatTTCCTTTTTAAACTTTTGTCTCCAAAAAAGATTgtccctttctatatttagaaataatttaactttatgagatgatttaaagctacacaaatatctaagatttgttttggaccacacatttcaaaagtcttcctttatttcttaaactttgtgccaagtcaaaagaggataatctttttgggaagGAGGGAgtacttattaattatttaggggaaaagggccaaatatacccctgaactttgcGAAAATGTCTAGATATACCCTCCGTTTAAAGTTTGGCTCATATACGCCCCTGCCGTCCAACTTTTAGCACATATATACCCTTGTGGCTGTTATTTTGCTTCCAGTTATTTTGCTTCAATGAACTGGGACCGTAACTCGACTGGAAATACCTTGAGTTTAACCAGAGaagaaaatggatgactttttttttattaattttgacGGTGTCAATGGAGGTTTCAGGTCGTGATGGAGAATAGGCGTCAATGGTGGTACATTTATAGGCCGAAACATTTTGCGGTGATGTGGTGAAGGAGCGGAAACTTGTGATTCACCCGGCGATGTCGGGTTATTTGTGGATGGGGTATTGGAAGAAGGAGcggggttttgggggggggtgGGATGGTGTTTATATCATAAATGGGAgggtttaaaaatttaaatgcCATGTGGAAAATAAAATGCCAATGTGGCAATTTcggattttaaaaaatataaatattaaggGTTGGGAAAATCCAGCAATGCAACTAACGGCCACAAAGGCATATATATGTCTTTAAAAAGTTGGACGGCGGGTGCGTATATCTTATTAAACTTTAAAAAGAGGGTATATCTAGACATTTTCACAAAGttcaagggtatatttggcctttTTCCCATTATTTAGTTAAACCTTAGCTTTTTATGAGTTGCAACAAGAATTAGATATATGAATTTATATTAATTAACAGAGAGATAAAATGTTTAGAATTAGAAATTCATGCAACATTTGGAGTAGAAAGTTTCTAAGAAAATggattgaaaaaaattatttatatgctATAAAAAGATTAATACTTAGGTTTTGTTTGATTACAAGAATAAGGGATAACAGTTATTCTAGTATAAAATGTGGATTATTTTATTTCGCGTCTGGTTGATCTTGTATTAACAATCCCGAGATTACTTATACCACAATGATGCATGGTATTATTTTTATGCCACATTCAATATGAGATAATAATTACGGGATTACTAATCCCAAGATAAAATAATAAGATGACAAATATGCCCCTCTCTAGAGCTCTTCCCTCGACTTTGTTCAAGATAAAATGATAACATGACAAATATGTCCTTCTCTAAACCTCTTCTTCCCTCAACGTTGTTGAAGAAAGCCaaggtaaaattaaaaataaaatttaaaccaAGTCTATCTATTGTAAAGACAAACACATGTTTTATACATATTGCACatcatatattttatacatgGTCTTATATAAATCAAACATCCACTAATAAAAATATAGTtacattattattaatttagtATAACTTGTTTACGAACCAAATGACCCTCATAGAATAAGCAAGGAAAATAAGCTAAAGTGATACAATGCAGGATTTAATACCTTTAACTTCTCCATATGAAAGGCAGGATTTAATATCTTTCTGTGCTTTGTCCATTTTTGCTCCTCAAGGGATACAATGCCTCGAGTCAACAGCCTGGTCAACGGATTTGGGCTATGAGGCTTCtgataaatataatttttagaaaatatctCCTTTATTAATTCTGGTTCTGTTATTAATATTTTCGGATCTGGTCCTTGCCAAAGAAAACATCTTTTACCTGCATAATTCAGAATCTTTGAGTCAATTAAAACTTACACCTTGTTCTCGAATGGTTTCAATAAAATGGATTTGTTTCAAACTATTTAAAGTCTTAGAGAACTACTAAAGTTATTTATAAACCTTTTC
Coding sequences:
- the LOC132045066 gene encoding cytochrome P450 CYP72A219-like, which translates into the protein MNISTAMGTAQSIIAALFVIILVYKAWKVLKWIWISPKKLEKCLRKQGLKGNSYRIFYGDIKEVSKSLKDANSKLINLSDDVAPRIIPYYLEVIKKYGKRCFLWQGPDPKILITEPELIKEIFSKNYIYQKPHSPNPLTRLLTRGIVSLEEQKWTKHRKILNPAFHMEKLKHMLPAFYLSCSEMLNKWEEIIPVKGSNELDVWPHIQRMTSDVISRTAFGSSYEEGRRIFELQEEQAEYLMNFFNSVYFPGSRYLPTKMNKRMKECEKEVRETITRLIDNRLKAKEAGKPLNDDLLGTLLESNSKEVEEHGNKKFGMSIPEVIEECKLFYFAGQETTAVLLVWTMILLGRNPEWQERAREEVFQAFGKNKPTFDELYRLKIVTMILYESLRLYPPISTRTRRTNEETKLGELDLPKGALLFIPTILLHHDKEIWGEDAKEFNPERFSEGVLKATKGQMTYFPFGAGPRICIGQNFAILEAKMAIAMVLQRFYFELSPSYTHAPHSMITLKPKYGAPLKLYRLYQEC